DNA sequence from the Chthonomonadales bacterium genome:
GCGGGAGGGAGCCGCTGGCGTGCGGGTCGCGCGCATCGCCGAGGATCGCAGCCCGCTGCGAAGGGTCTACGAGCCGGGCCATCCCGACGCGGACGCGCAGGGCTACCTGACCATGCCGAACGTGAACCCGGTCACCGAGATGGTGGACCTGATGATGGCGACGCGGGCGTACGAGGCCGGGGTCTCCGCCATCGGGGCCACGCGGCAGATGCAGCAGAAGGCGTTGGAGATCGGAAGGGCATAGGGGTATGCGAATAGAGCCGATCGACCGGATCCGCGCCGGCTCCGCGGTCGGGGCGCCACAGCCGCCCCTCCACGTGGAGGAGCCCGCGGAGGGGAAGAGCTTCGGCGAGTTCCTCGGCGAGGCGCTAGGCGGCGTGAACGCGGCGCAGAGCAACTCCGCCAGCATGGTGCAGCGCTTCGCATCCGGCGAGCGACTGGACATTCACGATGTGATGATCGCGATGGAGCAGGCCAGCACGGCCATGGCGCTGACCGTTCAGGTGCGCAACAAGCTCGTGGAGGCCTACCAGGAGGTCATGCGCACCCAGGTGTAGGCCTGGGGCGCGCTGCGAAGCGCCGCGCAGCCAGGCGGTCCAACGGCCCGCGAACGGGCTGGGCGAGGGCGCTCCCACGGCGTGGGGAACTCGAACGCAAAGGATGAGCGACCATGCGCGATGCTCTGCGGCGTCTGCGTGAGGCGTGGGAGAACACCAGCCAGACCAACCGCATCCTCCTGGCGGCGACGGTGGCCGCCGGCCTGTTCGTGGGGATCGGGACCCTCTACTGGGCCAGCCGTCCAGAGTACGTGGCGCTGAACCCCGATGCCGCTCCGCGCGACACGCAGGCCATTATCACTTACCTCGACGGTCACAAGGTCGATTACCGCGTGCGTGCTGACGGCGCCACCATCGAGGTGCCCGCCGCACAGCGGCCGAAGCTGCAGATGGCCCTGGCCAGCGAGAAGCTCCTCAACTCCGGGTCCCTGGGCTACGGCTTGCTGGACAAGGTACCCTTCGGCCAGACCCAGGCGATGGAGCAGCTCACCATCAAGCGCGCCGCCGAGGGCGAGCTAGAGAACGCGATCGGGTCCCTCGAGCAGGTCTCCGATGCCCGCGTCACCTACGCTCCCGGTGAGTCCTCGCCCTTCGTCACGCAGACCAGGGAGCCCACCGCCAGCGTTGTGGTGCACGTCAAGCCCGGCTACGAACTGGACAAGAACAACGTGCGCGCCATCGCGACGCTGGTCGGGCACGCCTTTACGGGCCTGGACCCGGAGAAGGTGACGGTGGTGGACGGGCAGATGAACCAGCTCTGGCCGCGCCCGGACACCGTGGCCGGCGGGCTCGGCGCCGCCGAGCGGCGCGCGCAGGAGCGCGAGTATGAGGAGCAGGTGGCCCGGCGCGTGCAGCAGCAGGTTCGCGCCGTGGTGGGGGCGGACAAGTTCACCGCCACCGTCTCGGCCGTGCTCAACCTCGACTCGCAGCGCGAGGAGCGCCGCGAGGTGACGGCCGGCGCGCCGCGCGTCAAGGAGACCGTCAGCGAGAAGTACAGCGGCGCGGGCGCCGCAGGCATCGCCGCCGCGCGGCCCGCGAGCGGCGGGGCCGGCGGACCGGCCAACCCGCCGGCCTATGCGGCGGTCGACCCCGGCGCGGGCGAGGCCGGCGGCACCTACGCGGGCGAGCAGTCGACCACGACGATGGACAACGCGGTCACCGAGACGCACATCGAGCGCGCGCCGGGCGAGGTGAAGGCGCTCGCCGTCTCGCTGCTGCTGGACAGCTCCGTGCCGCAGGAGACGGCCGACGCGATCCGCAAGGACATCGAGACGCTCGTCGGCGCCGGCCAGAGCTCCGCGGCCGCCGGCCGCCGGGTCTCCGTGCAACGCGTGACGCTCGACCAGAGCGCACGCGAGGCCGAGCGCAAGGCGGCCTCGGAGGCGGCCTCGGCGGAGCGGATCGCGCGGTGGCTCAACTACGGTCTGCCGATCGCGGTCGTGCTGATCATGCTCCTGATCCTGGCGCGCAGCCTGCGCTCCCCGGCGAGCCGGCAGCTCGCGCTAGCGCGAGCTGCCCAGGGTGCGCTCGCGGGCGCCGGGGCCGGCGGCGGGCAACTCGACATTCGCGTGGGCGACGCCCCGCAGTCGACGCGCGGGGCGACGGGCGGCGACGGTGACGAAGGCCGCGTGGTGGGCGTGACGGCCGCCGAGACGGATCACGTGTTCGAGGTCATTCCGGAGGCGTTCGACTCCAACCTCGAGAGCATCCTGCACCTCTCGAAGAGCAGTCCGGAGATCGTTGCCAGCCTGGTGCGGGGCTGGCTGAGCGAAGACAAGAAGTAGACGCGAGGAGACCCGGCCGTGCCCAGACAACAGACCCTCCCTCCCAGGCAGAAGGCCGCCGTCCTCCTGATCGCGCTTGGGCCCGAGGTGACCGCCAGGCTGTTCCAGCACCTCACCGAGGAGGAGGTCGAGCAGCTCACCATCGAGGTGGCCAGGCTCGGCAAGGTGCCCCACGGCGAGCGCAACGCCGTCATCGCCGAGTTTCGCGAGATGTGCATGGCGCAGGAGTTCATCTCCGAGGGCGGCATCGAGCACGCAAAGGGCTTCCTGGAGTCGGCCTTTGGCGCCGACAAGGCCAACGGGATCATCGACCGGGTGATCCAGGCCCTACAGGTGCTGCCCTTCGACTTCGCCAAGAAGGCCGACCCCACGCAGCTCCTCTCCTACCTTCAGGAGGAGCACCCGCAGACCATCGCGCTCATCCTGGCCCACCTCCCGCCGAAGCAGTCGGCGGCCGTCCTCTCCGGCCTCCCGCAGGAGGTTCGCGCGGAGGTAGCCCGCCGCATGGCGATCATGGACCGCACCCCGCCCGAGGTGATCCGCGAGATCGAGAGGGTGCTCGAACGCAAGCTCTCCTCCGTCGTGACCCAGAACTTCACCGCCGTGGGCGGTGTGAAGTCGCTCGTCGAGGTGCTCAACTACGTGGACCGGCAGACGGAGCGCACGATCCTCGAGTGGCTCTCGGAGAACAACCCCGAGTTGGCCGACGAGGTGAAGAAGCTGATGTTCGTGTTCGAGGACATCACCGTGCTGGACGACGCGGCCATCCAGAAGGTGCTCCGCGAGGTTGACCTCAAGGAGTTGTCGCTGGCGCTGAAGTCGGTGAGCGAGGACGTGCAGAATCGCATCTTCAAGAACATGTCGGAGCGCGCGGCCAACATGCTGCGGGAGGACATGGAGTTCATGGGGCCGGTTCGACTGCGGGCGGTGGAGGAGGCCCAGCAGCGCATCGTGGGCATCATTCGGCGGCTGGAGGAGAGCGGCGAGATCGTGATCGCGCGCGGCGGCGGGGAGGAGATCGTTGTCTGAGGCGCGCGCCCCGGGGCCCACCCAGGCCGCCGTCTTCGAGGACATCGGCTCCGTCGCGCGGCAGGAGCGGCACCGGCTGTTCGGGCCGGAGCCTGAAGCGCCCGCCGCCGCCGAGGCCCGCCAGAGGGGCGAGGCGGAGGCTGCCGGGATGCTCGCTCGCGCGCGCCGCGACGCCGCCGCGTTCGGACAGAAGGCCCGTGAGGATGGCTACCGCGACGGGCATGCCGAGGGCTACGCGATCGGGCGCGGCGAGGGACAGCGAGCGTTCGACGCCGAGCGCGCCGCGATGCGGGCCGACGTCGAGGCCCTGACGGCGCGGATCGCCGAGGAGCGCGCGCGCATCTGGAGGGACTGCGAAGAGGACGTGATCCGGCTCGTGCTGGAGATCGCCCGCAAGGTGGTGAAGGACGACGCCGAGGTCAACCGCGGGATCGCGCTCTCCACCATACGAAACGCGCTGCGGCGCGTCGTGGCGACCGACGAGGTGCGGATTCGCGTGAACGTGCTGGATCTGGAGACGGTGCGCTCCTCGCGCGCCGACCTGATGGAGATGCTGGACGGCGTCCGGCACCTGGAACTGGTGGAGGACCGGCGCGTCTCTCCTGGCGGCTGCGTGGTGGAGACGGCCAACGGCGCCATCGATGCCCGGATCGACACGCAGGTGGGTGAGATCGAGACGGCCCTGCTCGGCATGGCCCGGGAGGCGCGATGAGCGTGCGCGCCGGGCCGACGGGGAACTGGCCGTGTCGGTGAGGACGTGCGAGGGCGGCTGGCCCCGCGTCGATCTCGAGGCATACTGCGAGTTCGTGCGCGGGTTCGACCCGGTGAAGGTGAACGGCCGCGTGACGGACGTGATCGGGCTGGTCATCGAGTCGGCCGGACCGAGCGCGATGATCGGCGAGGTGTGCAGCGTTCGCCGCGGCCGGCAGGGGACCTCCATCCCTGCCGAGGTGGTGGGCTTCCGCGGCAGCCGGGTACTGCTGATGCCGCTCGCGCCCATGGAGGGCATCCGGGCCGGCAGCGAGGTGGTGGCCACGCGCTCTTCCCACAGGGTGGCCGTGGGTGAGGCGCTGCTCGGACGCGTGCTCGACGGGCTCGGCGAGCCGGCCGATGGCGGCCCGTTGCCAGCCTGCTCGGCGCTCTACCCCGTGCAGGCACCGCCGCCGGGCGCGCTCGGACGGGCGCGCATCACGGAGCCCCTGTCGCTGGGCGTTCGCGCCATCGACGGCTGCCTGACCGTGGGGCGCGGTCAGCGCATCGGCATCTTCGCCGGCTCCGGTGTCGGAAAGAGCACCGTGCTCGGCATGATCGCCCGCAACACCAGCGCCGACGTGAACGTGATCGCGCTCACCGGCGAGCGTGGGCGCGAGGTGCGCGACTTCATCGAGGAGTCCCTCGGCGAGGCGGGGCTTCGCCGCTCCGTCGTAATCGTGGCGACGTCCGACCAGCCGGCGCTCGTACGCATCAAGTCGGCGCTCGTGGCGACCGCCGTGGCCGAGTACTTCCGCGACCAGGGCGCCGACGTCATGCTCATGATGGACTCGGTCACGCGCCTCGCCATGGCGCAGCGGGAGGTTGGTCTGGCCATCGGCGAGCCGCCCGCCACGCGCGGCTACACGCCCTCCGTGTTCGCGCTGTTGCCGCGCCTCCTTGAGCGCGCCGGGACCTCCGAGCGCGGCAGCATCACCGGACTGTACACGGTGCTCGTGGAGGGCGACGACATGAACGAGCCAGTGGCCGACGCGGTGCGAGGCATCCTGGACGGGCACATCGTGCTGTCGCGGGCGTTGGCGCAGCAGAACCACTACCCGGCGATCGACGTGCTTCAGAGCGTCTCGCGGCTCATGCCGTCCATCGCCTCGCCCGAGCATATGGCCGCCGCGGGCGAGCTTCGCTTCCTCCTGGCGACCTACCGGGAGGCCGAGGACCTGATCAACATCGGCGCGTACGTCGATGGCACGAACCCGCGGATCGACCGCGCGCGTCGCTGCATCGAGGCGATCCGCGCGTTCCTGCGGCAGCGGCCGGACGAGCCATGCACGTTCGAGCAGGCGCGCGACGCGCTGGCGCCGCTCCTAGCCGCCTGAGGCGGCGCGCGTCGAGGAGGGACGCTTGGGGCGTTTCCACTTCAAGCTGGAGGCGGTGCTGGGCTACCGGCGGACCGTGGAGGAGCAGAGGCTGCGGGCTCTCGCCGCAGTGCAGGCGGAGTTGGCGGCCTGCGGCGCGCGGCTCGATGCCCTCCGCGCGGAGCGCAGCCAGACGCTGGACGAGTGGCCCACGCGCGTTGACGTCATCGACGCCGGGCGGCGCGAGGCCTACCTGGCCTCGCTGTGTGCGCGCATCGAGGGTGAGGAGCGCGTTCGCGAGAGCATCGAGGAGCGCCTGAGCGTGGCGCGGGCGGCGCTCCTGGCGGCCCGGCAGGCGGCCGAGGCGCTCGAGACGCTGCGGGAGCGCGCGCTGGACGCGCATCGCCGCGATGCCCTGCTTCGGGAGCAGGCCGCGCTGGACGAGGCCGCCGTGTTGCGCCACGCGAGGGCCGCCGCGGCAGACGGGAGAGGATCGTGAGTCTGGAGAGCGTTGCCTTGCGCGTGCGCGACATTGAGGAGCGGATCCGCTCCTTCTCGGCCGATGCGCCGGCCGCGCCGCCGGCGCCGGCCAGCCAGACCGACGCGGCCGGCATCGGTCCGGCCGATCTGCCTCTCGTCGCCCGCACGGGGGCACCCCCGCCGCAGCCCTTCAACGTGGCGCTCGCGCGGGCCCAGGGGATCGTGAGCGTGAGGCCGTCGGGCGGAGACGCGTTGTCGGCCTTCGAGCCGATCATCGCCCGGCATAGCGCCGAGTACGGCATTGACCCCGCGCTCGTACGCGCCGTGATCACGGCAGAGTCGAGCGGGGACCCTCGCTCTGTCTCGAGCAAGGGGGCGATGGGCCTGATGCAGCTCATGCCGGACGAGGTGAAGGGCTACGGAATCACGGACCCGTTTGACCCTGACCAGAACATCCGCGGCGGCGTGCGCCAGCTCGCGGAGAAGCTGCGTCTGTTCGGAGGTGACGTGCGCCTGGCGCTGGCCGCGTACAATGCCGGCAGCGGCGCGGTGCGTAAGTATGGCGGCGTGCCTCCCTATGCCGAGACGCAGCGCTACGTGACGCGGGTGCTGGCGCTGCGTGACCAGCGGTAGCGGAGCTCGGACAGCGCGATGGGCAAGGTGATCGCGGTCTTCGTGGCGCTGGCGCTCCTGGCCGGCGCCGGGTTCGGCCTCAAGCGCATGGGCCTGCCGCCGTTCAGCAAGAGTGCGAAGCGCGCGGCCGCGCCAGCAGCCGCGGTGCCCGCGGCCGCCGCCGCGCGGGGCGAGGCGCCGGTGCCGCAGCCCGACCCCGGCCCCCCGCCGCGGCAGGGCCCCACCCCGGAGCAACTCGAGGAGCGCGCCAGAAGCGCCGAGCGCGGCATGGCGCGGCTTGCGAGCGTCTTTGAGGGCATGCCGGCCGAGGACGCCTCGCGCATCGTGGCCAGGCTCCCCGATACGCTCGTGGAGGGTCTCCTGCGGCGAATCGACGAGCGGCAGGCCGGGCGCCTGCTGGCGGCGATGCCGCTCGAGCGCGCCGCGCGCCTTACGCGCTGCCTGGCTCGCTGAGCCCCCACCGCCTCTCAGGGGCTCACCCTGCAGAGCCCCGCCCGCCCCGCCGACAATAGCGCAACCGCATCCTCAACACGGGAGGTACCACACATGGCGTGTCCTGTACGCCTGTCCCGGGTTGCCCTGCTCGGAGTGGTCGGCGAACGCACGCCGGCCGGCAGGCAGACCGGGCGCGACGATCCGTTCCGTGGGAAGCTGCTGGCCGGCCGCGGCGCTCCGCCGCGAGCCGCCGGGCATCACAGAGATCTGGAGCGTGCTCGCCAGAGGCTGGAGCGAGCCGCACCCAGCCAGGATGAGCCGGCCGCCGACCGCGCCGGGACGCTGGCCGCGGCGGCGACGCCGCCACCGCGACAGGCGAGAGCCACCGAGGAGGGGCCGCCGGGCGAGGGCGGCAGAGGCGCCCCGAGCCGGGCCGTGGGCGCCGGGGAGGGGCCAGCGCGGGGCGAGAGCGAGACGACGACAACCATGCCCGAGGTGGACGCCGCGCCAATGACGGACGGCGAGCCGAGTGCACCCCTCTCGACCCCGAGCCAGACCACGACGACGGTGTCGCTCGCCGCGGCCCCAGCGCCCGGGGAGGCCGGCGCCGCCCCCGAGGCCCTGCCGCGCTCCGCCGGCCCGAGCGCGGGCGCGCCCGCCACGGGCGACCCGGCTGCCGCACCGGACGCCTCCGAAGCGCCGGCCGCGCC
Encoded proteins:
- the flgC gene encoding flagellar basal body rod protein FlgC, translating into MSISRSLEIAASGLTAQRVRMDTIAGNIANINTTRTADGQPYRRRVAVLQAQGGGFAGAFGRAREGAAGVRVARIAEDRSPLRRVYEPGHPDADAQGYLTMPNVNPVTEMVDLMMATRAYEAGVSAIGATRQMQQKALEIGRA
- the fliE gene encoding flagellar hook-basal body complex protein FliE encodes the protein MRIEPIDRIRAGSAVGAPQPPLHVEEPAEGKSFGEFLGEALGGVNAAQSNSASMVQRFASGERLDIHDVMIAMEQASTAMALTVQVRNKLVEAYQEVMRTQV
- the fliF gene encoding flagellar M-ring protein FliF, with protein sequence MRDALRRLREAWENTSQTNRILLAATVAAGLFVGIGTLYWASRPEYVALNPDAAPRDTQAIITYLDGHKVDYRVRADGATIEVPAAQRPKLQMALASEKLLNSGSLGYGLLDKVPFGQTQAMEQLTIKRAAEGELENAIGSLEQVSDARVTYAPGESSPFVTQTREPTASVVVHVKPGYELDKNNVRAIATLVGHAFTGLDPEKVTVVDGQMNQLWPRPDTVAGGLGAAERRAQEREYEEQVARRVQQQVRAVVGADKFTATVSAVLNLDSQREERREVTAGAPRVKETVSEKYSGAGAAGIAAARPASGGAGGPANPPAYAAVDPGAGEAGGTYAGEQSTTTMDNAVTETHIERAPGEVKALAVSLLLDSSVPQETADAIRKDIETLVGAGQSSAAAGRRVSVQRVTLDQSAREAERKAASEAASAERIARWLNYGLPIAVVLIMLLILARSLRSPASRQLALARAAQGALAGAGAGGGQLDIRVGDAPQSTRGATGGDGDEGRVVGVTAAETDHVFEVIPEAFDSNLESILHLSKSSPEIVASLVRGWLSEDKK
- the fliG gene encoding flagellar motor switch protein FliG, which codes for MPRQQTLPPRQKAAVLLIALGPEVTARLFQHLTEEEVEQLTIEVARLGKVPHGERNAVIAEFREMCMAQEFISEGGIEHAKGFLESAFGADKANGIIDRVIQALQVLPFDFAKKADPTQLLSYLQEEHPQTIALILAHLPPKQSAAVLSGLPQEVRAEVARRMAIMDRTPPEVIREIERVLERKLSSVVTQNFTAVGGVKSLVEVLNYVDRQTERTILEWLSENNPELADEVKKLMFVFEDITVLDDAAIQKVLREVDLKELSLALKSVSEDVQNRIFKNMSERAANMLREDMEFMGPVRLRAVEEAQQRIVGIIRRLEESGEIVIARGGGEEIVV
- the fliI gene encoding flagellar protein export ATPase FliI — translated: MPGSTRRWVRSRRPCSAWPGRRDERARRADGELAVSVRTCEGGWPRVDLEAYCEFVRGFDPVKVNGRVTDVIGLVIESAGPSAMIGEVCSVRRGRQGTSIPAEVVGFRGSRVLLMPLAPMEGIRAGSEVVATRSSHRVAVGEALLGRVLDGLGEPADGGPLPACSALYPVQAPPPGALGRARITEPLSLGVRAIDGCLTVGRGQRIGIFAGSGVGKSTVLGMIARNTSADVNVIALTGERGREVRDFIEESLGEAGLRRSVVIVATSDQPALVRIKSALVATAVAEYFRDQGADVMLMMDSVTRLAMAQREVGLAIGEPPATRGYTPSVFALLPRLLERAGTSERGSITGLYTVLVEGDDMNEPVADAVRGILDGHIVLSRALAQQNHYPAIDVLQSVSRLMPSIASPEHMAAAGELRFLLATYREAEDLINIGAYVDGTNPRIDRARRCIEAIRAFLRQRPDEPCTFEQARDALAPLLAA
- the fliJ gene encoding flagellar export protein FliJ: MGRFHFKLEAVLGYRRTVEEQRLRALAAVQAELAACGARLDALRAERSQTLDEWPTRVDVIDAGRREAYLASLCARIEGEERVRESIEERLSVARAALLAARQAAEALETLRERALDAHRRDALLREQAALDEAAVLRHARAAAADGRGS
- a CDS encoding lytic transglycosylase domain-containing protein, with product MVSLESVALRVRDIEERIRSFSADAPAAPPAPASQTDAAGIGPADLPLVARTGAPPPQPFNVALARAQGIVSVRPSGGDALSAFEPIIARHSAEYGIDPALVRAVITAESSGDPRSVSSKGAMGLMQLMPDEVKGYGITDPFDPDQNIRGGVRQLAEKLRLFGGDVRLALAAYNAGSGAVRKYGGVPPYAETQRYVTRVLALRDQR